One window of the Zea mays cultivar B73 chromosome 3, Zm-B73-REFERENCE-NAM-5.0, whole genome shotgun sequence genome contains the following:
- the LOC103652370 gene encoding homeobox-leucine zipper protein HOX10, with the protein MPRTEICEETRFPVPSRKSWSELHLHGVSPAVPAIHMVSQSRTRGEVIRESASDTGQGRSRPRRSLHAPAAPAAPGRPRPHLGRPRRGCPCRARPQLRTPPPWTPPPSTPAAPTASGRPRRGHPRQQLCTGIYEKSVGSSFQLVFAPIDEHFPDDAPLISSSFRVIPLDMKTDGVSSGRTLDLASSLDVGSAAPQASGDASPDDCNLRYVLTIAFQFPYETHLQDSVATMAHQYVCSVVSAVQRVSMAISPSKSGLNDGQRMLSGFPEAATLARWVCQSYHYHLGVETLFASGGIDHHSSL; encoded by the exons ATGCCGCGCACGGAAATCTGTGAAGAAACGCGCTTCCCCGTGCCTTCGAGGAAGAGCTGGAGTGAGCTGCACCTGCACGGGGTCAGCCCAGCCGTGCCAGCCATCCACATGGTGTCGCAGTCACGCACCCGTGGCGAGGTCATCAGGGAGTCCGCGTCAGACACGGGTCAGGGAAGAAG CCGCCCCCGTCGCTCACTCCACGCCCCAGCCGCCCctgccgcgcccggccgcccccgcccccacctcggccgcccccgccgcggATGCCCCTGCCGCGCCCGGCCACAACTGCGGACGCCCCCACCGTGGACGCCCCCGCCCTCGACCCCGGCCGCCCCTACCGCAtccggccgcccccgccgcgGACACCCCCGCCAACAA CTTTGCACTGGGATATATGAGAAATCTGTGGGTTCCTCCTTCCAGCTTGTGTTTGCACCGATTGATGAGCATTTTCCGGATGATGCTCCATTGATTTCCTCTAGCTTTCGTGTCATACCACTTGATATGAAAACA GATGGTGTATCCTCTGGTAGGACACTAGATTTGGCATCTAGTCTTGATGTGGGTTCTGCTGCACCCCAAGCCTCAGGGGATGCATCTCCAGATGACTGTAATTTGAGATATGTGCTGACAATCGCCTTTCAATTCCCTTATGAGACGCACCTTCAGGACAGTGTTGCTACTATGGCCCATCAATATGTGTGTAGTGTTGTTTCTGCTGTGCAAAGGGTGTCAATGGCTATATCTCCCTCCAAATCTGGTCTAAATGATGGGCAAAGGATGCTTTCCGGCTTCCCTGAAGCTGCCACACTTGCTAGATGGGTTTGCCAGAGTTATCA CTACCATCTAGGTGTGGAAACCCTCTTCGCTAGtggaggtatcgaccatcactcGTCACTGTAA